Proteins from one Poecile atricapillus isolate bPoeAtr1 chromosome 6, bPoeAtr1.hap1, whole genome shotgun sequence genomic window:
- the CXCL12 gene encoding stromal cell-derived factor 1 isoform X1, with the protein MDLRALALLAFALAVISLSEEKPVSLTYRCPCRFYESNVARANIKHLKILSTPNCSLQIVARLKSNSKQVCIDPKLKWIQEYLEKALNKPRHRTHKKKQQKKRGPLCPSRATPLKSPGRKNGGSRCKRQAL; encoded by the exons ATGGACCTCCGCGCCCTGGCGCTGCTCGCCTTCGCCCTGGCCGTCATCTCCCTCTCGGAGG AGAAACCCGTCAGCCTGACTTACCGATGTCCCTGTCGATTCTACGAGAGCAACGTGGCAAGAGCCAATATTAAGCACCTCAAAATCCTCTCCACACCCAACTGCTCACTTCAGATTGT TGCAAGGCTCAAGAGCAACAGCAAGCAAGTGTGCATTGATCCCAAGTTAAAGTGGATCCAGGAATATCTGGAGAAAGCTTTAAACAA aCCACGTCATCGCACTcataaaaaaaagcaacagaagaAACGGGGCCCACTCTGCCCTTCCCGTGCAACACCACTAAAGTCTCCAGGGAGAAAGAATG GAGGTTCAAGATGTAAGAGGCAAGCATTGTAA
- the CXCL12 gene encoding stromal cell-derived factor 1 isoform X2 yields MDLRALALLAFALAVISLSEEKPVSLTYRCPCRFYESNVARANIKHLKILSTPNCSLQIVARLKSNSKQVCIDPKLKWIQEYLEKALNKRFKM; encoded by the exons ATGGACCTCCGCGCCCTGGCGCTGCTCGCCTTCGCCCTGGCCGTCATCTCCCTCTCGGAGG AGAAACCCGTCAGCCTGACTTACCGATGTCCCTGTCGATTCTACGAGAGCAACGTGGCAAGAGCCAATATTAAGCACCTCAAAATCCTCTCCACACCCAACTGCTCACTTCAGATTGT TGCAAGGCTCAAGAGCAACAGCAAGCAAGTGTGCATTGATCCCAAGTTAAAGTGGATCCAGGAATATCTGGAGAAAGCTTTAAACAA GAGGTTCAAGATGTAA